The region AGGGAATCAATAATAGGCTCAACGTCAAAATCAACTACTCTTGGGATGTATTTACATAaagataaaatagaaaaatatcaCAAGGAATGGTTGCAAGAACTAGCTATttgcaaaactaaaaataaaagtttaggaTCAACAATTATTAGAATGGCCCCATATGCCCAGGGGTCTAGAGACAACAAACTCCGGTATTTGAAATTTACAGTTAAATTGTTCTATGGATTTCTTAACCATGAAGGTATCCTCTACTTTTAacccaaattatttaaaaatgcaCTTCTCCCaggaaaataaacatttttaaatggtTGGCCTAGAACAACCCTATCTTCACCTTGAAAAACCTAGCTGCTAAATTATAAACTTCCAACAACCACTTGTGTAATGTATCACTCGGCCATTGAATCATTATACCATCTCTTTCTCCTATAATCAGTAGTAGAGTGCAATTGGCATTTCAATCTCCTAGGCTTTTAGCCTACCGCCACTACCAACATCCCTACAAGAATTGTTTGGAGATCCAAAATCTCATTCATTGAGAGTAATAGGAGACTTTCTTGCTATGGCAATTACTTGGAATATATGACTAGCTAGAAATTATTGCATGTTCAATGATGTTGAACGCTTCTTGGTTTCTGctataatcattaaaaattgTTCACATATTCCTCTCATTGATTGCACTAGCCCCTGACGCTAAGAAAGCTAAATTGGAGAACTAAGTTGTGTTGGTGAAGCAGCTTGGATTTCTTAGAGTAGCACTTAGACCCAAGCCATCAGTTAAACCAGGTAATGTAGCAGAGAACGAATCACATGTCCACCAACCAGcttggatttatttgttttggctTTGCTGTTGTTTCAGTTGATGTTTCCTTTTGTTATTGTATCAGTGTCCACTGCTAGTGGAATGTTGTTATTTTTCACTCCATTGGTGTCATATACTTCATAGGTTTAtccatttaaaagaaaaagaaaaaggcaaaaaaaaaaaaggattaccTCAACTAATTTAAGAGTAATGGAAGAAGTAGATTGAATAACCTATTTCCTTTAAATGCCATTTAAGAGTAATTAGAGGACTTGGCTACAACTACAAAGCGCAACTACCTCAATTAATTTAAGGTagcgtttggttagatgtagttaAAAATACAGTAGATTTTCAATTACGGTGTAGTTGTAAATTTTGGAGTTGAAAATGCAGGAGAGTcaaatttggtgtttggttgactgtaattgaaaatgctggatttcaaaattttgtgtttgtttggaaagatttgtaaatctgcattttgaaaacatgtgtttggttggatgtatttataGGATATAAACACCCTTGCTAAGGATATCCCACATTgggtcattattaaatttaattaattataaatacacaattaattGTCATTAATCgtaaccaaaataattatgtatataattacttaatttaatgtaaaattatgttttcattacaaattattgttatttttaataattataaaaaatatattacactatttataattttttattttgataaaaatataatagtaaccatttattattaagataaaataatatcatgattttatttttatttttatttatatatatttattagaaaGTCTCACGTGACACCACATGTGAGACTTTCTATAAAAATCCAAAGTGCAGGAGATTGAACTACGGCCGTTTTGAATGTAGTTCCAAAACCAACCAAATCTATCTACACTGTATTTCTAACtactttcaaattctcaaatccaaccaaacaaacactagattttgaagttttttgtaattacaattACATGTAGTTTTATATCCGGCCAAACAAACATACCCTAAGAGTAATTGAAGTAGATTGAATAACCAGTTTCCTTTAAATGCCTTTTAAGAGTAATTAGAGGACTCGGCTACAACTACAAAACACAACTTAGAGTTCTTAGAGGATCACACAAATACAAGCAATCATATAATAGCCACTTAGCTCTTAGTCCTGGATGCACTAGGATTCCTCTGGCTGTTTTTAGTTCTTTGTCCTCTTTATGAGGTGTTATTTCTATGTTGTTCCTATGCCAATTTTGTTTTACAgttattatagttttttttattctttgatttcctccaattttttgtggactgttattttattttattttattctatttcaatTACTCATTAGTgggtttatattatttttttaacctaaataaatgtggtttatctattttttttaatttatgaaaaactTATCCCTAAAACTTTACTTGAATGCcttagaatttatatatatatatatatatataatttatcattttaataGTAATGATAACAACAAGGCTAACAGGCCATCCGTGTCCACCACCAAATTGTCGTTGCAGGCCGTGCCAAACATGGCCCGCAACGGTTTCAACCATGCCATGACATAAATCCATCTTAGaagatatttttcatttttttaaaaaccaataatTCCGAATTTTAAGGCTTCAAGTTTAAATTTGTTAGATATATTGAACATTAGTTATTAGtacaaattcataaatttttattttaaaaaatattatcatgactagtattatatatatttaaattataactaaGTATCCTATTACAAATGCATTTTTcaatttaatgaataatatgtttggtaaaaacggaaaataaaataaaaaaaatacataaaattgaaaatatacttcggaaaaaacttttcaaaacaaatattaagctcttatatttcataaaaatatatacatataaaaaccaattactATCAAATACCAAATCCATACCTATCAGCCTTTGGGTCTCATTTGTTCAACAGTATATACAAAagcaaatttatataattttcaggCCAAAATAGTCACATACCAAACacacaaaattataaatttttttcagagaaataatttcaaaatacaaaataaaaaaaatcaattttttatggaaatatttttgtttaacttaCTCAaacctaaattaaaaaaaaaatcttacccTACCAAACCTTAAAAATCTTatccaaatatcaaaataaaaaaaaataataaaccaacAAATCAGTCAAAcctattagtattattttaattaaaataattatttatttttacaatattacaaaaaaaaaacaaattaaaacaaataatgtaattattaggatattacattatttttattttaagacgAGATTCAGATAAAGATGCGAATCTTAAATcctttaataatttataacaaCCTTTGCGCTATCATTGTCTCTCATCTCATGTATAAATACAGACCATCACCTGATTTCAAACCCTCAATCCCCGCTCtattgcttctctttcttgtttcttctcCGGCTCGCCGGAACCCTAGAAAGAGCTTTCGATGGACGAATTCGGGCGTCTCGATCGCAGCATCTGGCTGGCCTTCGCCGGAATTACCAACAAGATCCCCGCCGTGGGATCCCAAGTCTACTACTTCCCAGAAGGGCACGCAGAGCAATCATTTCCTCCGATGAAAACCGATGAGATCCCCGTTCGGAAAACCCACATTCGAGCTCTCCTCTCCGACGTCTCTTTCCACGCCGACCGGGAATCCGATGAGGTTTTTGCACGGATGATGCTGGATCCTCGTGTTCCAGTCTGTGGATTGCTTGGTCGGGAGAGAAgtaagaaggaggaggaggaggagctgCAGGACTATGGTGGAGTGGTGTCCCACTCGAAGGTTTTGACGCTTAGCGATTCTAACAATGGAGGGGGGTTCTCGGTGCCCAAGGATTGCGCGACGTTCGTCTTTCCGCAGCTCGATTTGAAGGAAGAGATGCCTGTGCAGAGTGTCACTGTGCGCGATTTGCAAGGAAATGTGCTAAAATTCAGGCACGTCTTTCGTGGATCGCCGCGGCGGCATCTGCTCACCACCAACTGGAGCAAATTCGTGAACAGTAAGAATATCATCGCCGGGGACAAGATCATCTTTGCGCGTGATAGATCAGGGGAACTTTATGTAGGCTTTCGCCGCTCTGTTAAACCCATGGCTGTAGCTCCTGAAGCTCTCGTTAGAACAAATAGGGGGTTTTGGAGGTACGGCAGGGGGAGAGTGCCTATTGCGTTAGTGAAGAAGGCCATGAATCTGGCGGAGATGGGGTTGCCATTCGAAGTGATTTACTACCCGAGGGCTGGGTTGCAAAACTTTGTGGTGGAAGTGGAGGCGGTGGACAGGGCATTGATGGTAGACTGGGCTCCTGGGATGAAGGTCAAGGCGGGAGTGGAGATGGAGGACGGGAGTTTGGATTGGTACAAAGGTACTGTGTTGGAACTCAACCAGAAGGACTCTGCTCTCTGGTCGCAGTCCCCATGGCGCAAGATTAAGGTTCTTGGATTAAtcttgatttctatttttgCACTTCTATTactggattttattttatctgaAACTGTTTTAGCAATCAGTtgttcttttctcttgtttgttctGCCTTTTGTTTGGAATCCGACTTTTGATGATTTCTTGTCATTTAGATTGGAAATTTGGGTAGAAGttctttgcttttttatttttatttttatttttatcctttaAGCGTTCGAAACTGATGctgttccttttatttattcattcttttaagaaaaaattgtgGCTCTGCATAGGATATTCTAATGTTGGTATCAAAATCTGAATGAGATGTATATATAGAATCAGCTTGGCCATTCAAGAATGCAAGTCTTGAATTTTCAAATAGATTATTTCTGGTTAATGCAAAAGGAggtatctttctttctttgtggAGTTTCATTAGTTATTGAAGTTTGTGGAGTTGGATTTCTTCTGAAGTTAATTGGTTGTAACCTCAATAATAAGaagttattgttttgattaactGGTCTGGGAAAACACCTAACTCCTTAGATTTGGTAAGTATTGAATGAGGTCATATAAAGGCTTTAAAGAAATCAGATAAAATTATGTCTGCAAGTCTTTATCATGGGACTTTATGCCCTTCAACTCATTCATTACACTGATTTTGATGTATCATGATAGTTATGtctgaaaatttatataattctttaaCTTTGCAAGTGTTTATAATCTTCTACTGATCGATCATCtgcattaaaattattttacttgTCATGTTACTGAGCTTTTCTTGTCAATCAGATCGAGTGGGAGGAACCAGAGAAAGCGAAACTGAAGCATTTGGAAAATGCAAGTCCATGGCAAGTGGTGTTAGTCACAGACACTCCCCAGCAACCTCATCACAACCCACCTAGACGGATGTTAAGGAATGCAAATAACAGTGAGCTATCCTACAGTAATGAGGATATCTCAAGCTTTCATGCAAGAGTAAGAAGCTTAATCCCATCACGTGAGATTACCGGTGCAATTCCTGCTGGCATGCAGGGAGCCAGGCATGATCCCCATAATGCACACCACTCACCCAACTCTGCACCGAACAATCCCTATCCCATGTGCATTGATGATCTGGATAAGACTAACACACAGCTGAAGTTAACTGCTTTTACTAACAACGTGGCACTTGTAAATTCTCCGACACCAACTGGAGTCATCAATAATCAAGGAAGGAACCATTTTATCTCTCCAGTTCCGGAAGCCTCCAGGCAAAGCAATAATAAATTGAGATTGTTTGGCCGTGACATTGTGGTGAACATCCCAGTAAATTCCGATGCCCAAACAGAGCAGAAAGATGCTGGAGGTTCAGTCTAGTCACTAgtcgttcttttttatcttctaGTAACCTTTGGAGCATGCTGATCATGATCTTGACTATACAGATGATTCCAGTCAAAAGTGATGAAGATGCATCTGATGAATGTCACAAGTAGTCTTTCCAGGTATGTGATGAGTTTCTCATCTAGTTCATGCAGTTGTTATTGGAAATTCACACGTGtccattatttaatttatatttcacTAGATGGCTAATGTGAATATTTGCAGAACTTATATTAGTATCAAATTAGttgttattttgtttccttAATTTGCAGGGGGgataaagaagaaaatgttgaTAGTGTTCTTAATTATGGCATATGAATTTGGAATACATGCTATGTCTTACACCTTATTCACAAGAAACATATAGGAGATGATTACAGAGTATTTGTACTAGTACATGATTCAACACATATAGGTTGTTGGAGAGGAAAAGTATTAAACCTGACCTTAGCCTAGTGTATAACTGGTAAGGGAATAACCCAACATGATGACAAACATGTTAAATGAAATGTGGATCACCATATAGTTGTTTCAAGTATATTATGAACAGATAAAAAAATGTGGCTTCTGAGAACTGAGAAAATTCATATGTTCCTGCCAAACAAGTtaatctcaatatatatatatatatatatatgcacagcTCTTCTTGTTAtgatcttcttctcttttgatCAGGTGATGAAGGATTGGCCACTCTAGCATGGTTCTCTTCTTTGCAGTTCATGGGTGACTACTTGATGACATTCTGTGTTTTCAGCACTTGAAACTTGTGATTCGATTTCATTCGTCCTTTGCTGTATATATACTGAACAATTTCCTGTTTTTTAAGGATTGGAATTTGTTAATTTGGTTTTAGTGCATCAAAACTATCACTGCAGCTTGTTTTGTCTATTTTTCATCTTGTTTATTCCTCTATCATAATCTCGTCCCAGGAaatttctattatatatatatatatgtatatctttttatatacacTGTGTGCGCTTATGAATAGTCAAGTTTAGAATAGAAGAAGAGGATGACTGATAATTCACGTCGTAAGTGACCGTTTGTTTATGACATGATCCGTAAACCGTTTAGGTGCATGCCGAGAATACCTAAACAGATatatttttcctcattttttgtCTCATTATtgcatatatattcattttttcaatatatatgta is a window of Dioscorea cayenensis subsp. rotundata cultivar TDr96_F1 chromosome 5, TDr96_F1_v2_PseudoChromosome.rev07_lg8_w22 25.fasta, whole genome shotgun sequence DNA encoding:
- the LOC120262169 gene encoding auxin response factor 10-like; translated protein: MDEFGRLDRSIWLAFAGITNKIPAVGSQVYYFPEGHAEQSFPPMKTDEIPVRKTHIRALLSDVSFHADRESDEVFARMMLDPRVPVCGLLGRERSKKEEEEELQDYGGVVSHSKVLTLSDSNNGGGFSVPKDCATFVFPQLDLKEEMPVQSVTVRDLQGNVLKFRHVFRGSPRRHLLTTNWSKFVNSKNIIAGDKIIFARDRSGELYVGFRRSVKPMAVAPEALVRTNRGFWRYGRGRVPIALVKKAMNLAEMGLPFEVIYYPRAGLQNFVVEVEAVDRALMVDWAPGMKVKAGVEMEDGSLDWYKGTVLELNQKDSALWSQSPWRKIKIEWEEPEKAKLKHLENASPWQVVLVTDTPQQPHHNPPRRMLRNANNSELSYSNEDISSFHARVRSLIPSREITGAIPAGMQGARHDPHNAHHSPNSAPNNPYPMCIDDLDKTNTQLKLTAFTNNVALVNSPTPTGVINNQGRNHFISPVPEASRQSNNKLRLFGRDIVVNIPVNSDAQTEQKDAGDDSSQK